GCGTCGGCCAGGGCGCGGTGAGCGCGGCCGGTATCCGGCAGGCCGGCCCAGGCGTTGAGGTTGCCCAGCTTGTGGCTCGGCGCCTCGGGCAGCAGACGGCGCGACAGCAGCAGCGAACAGGCAAACGGCTGCAAGCGGCGACGGCGCACCCGCGCCAGTTCGGCATCCCAGAACTTCTGGTCGAAAGAGGCGTTGTGCGCCAACAGCGGCCGCCCGCCGATGAAATCGGCCACCTCGTTCATCACCTGATCCGACGGCGGCGCCTTGCGCAGCATGGCGTTGCTGATGCCGGTGAGCTGCTCGATGAACGGCGGCACCCAGGCGCCGCTGTTCATCAGGCTCTGATAACGGTCGACGATGCGTCCGTCCTCGATGATCGCTACGCCGATTTCGGTGGCGCGCGCCTGGGTCGGCGATACGCCAGTGGTTTCGAAGTCGATGACGGCGATGGATTCCACGTAAAACCTCAGAACGGGTGAAGTCGTCGCGTGCGATGGCAGGAAGCGTTTCGCCGACGCGCCGCAAGCGGAGTGTATGGAAAGACCTGAGCATGGCGAGCACAGCAGTGAACCTGCTGACAGCGTCTCAGTGATTGCGCAGCAACAATTCACCCTCGATGGGCACATACAGGCTCGCCGCGCGGATCAGCGACTGCGCCGTCAGCCCCGGCACGCCGAAGGCAATTGCCGCCACACCCTGGCTGCGCACGCGCTCGAGCAACAGGTCGAAGTCGCCATCACCGGAGGCCAGGACGATCTCGTCGACCCGCGCGGCGGCATCCAGTACGTCGATGGTGATGCCTACGTCCCAGTCACCCTTGGCCGAGCCGTCGGCACGCTGGATATAGGGCTTGAGCTTCACGGTGAAGCCCAACTTGCGCAGGATCTGCTGGAACTGCTGCTGCTTGGCGTCGCCACGATCGATGGCGTAGGCGTAGGCCTCGACGATCACGCCACGGCGGCTGACCTCGGCCCACAGCACGCTGTAGTCGAAATGGCAGCCATGCACCTGACGCACCGTGTAGTAGAGGTTCTGCACATCGGCGAATACGGCGATCTTCTTCACCGGGAATCCTCGGGGGCAACGAAGGCGCCAGTATGCCAGAGCCTGGCCGATGATGCGTCGGGCTGGCCCGGGCACGCGCCAGCCCCTATCCTTGCGGCAACGCCCCCAGCCTGAGCGCCTGCGCACGCTGCCCCCGTTGCGGCACCTGACAGGCAGCGCCAGTGGGAGCCCCTGAACCTGGCCCGGCCACTCACCCCGTGGCTGCTGCCCCGACACTTGGTAACCTGCCGATGAGTCCGTTTTCCATCCTGCGTGATGCCTGGTTCTTCTCCAGCCACAACCTGGCGGCCATCGCCCGCCTGACCCTGCCCCTGCTGCTGCTCGAAGCCATCGCCCAGGCGTTACTGGCTGCGCAGCTTGGCGAGGATGCCAATCCGGCCTATGCCGTGCTGCTTGGCATTCTGGTCTACCCGCTGTATGCCGCGCCGCTGATCCTCTTCCTGCATGCCCGCAGCCTCGGGCAGGCGCCCGGCAACGCGCAGTTGTTCGCCGCCGGCCTGCAACTGTGGCCCACCTTCGCCCTGATGGCGGGTTTGAGCACCCTGGCGATCATGCTCGGGCTGTCGCTGTTCATCGTGCCGGGTATCTGGATCATGATGCGCCTGGCCTTCGCCGAAATACTCCTGGTGCTGCGTCAGGAGCCGCCCCTGCGTGCGCTGCAGGGTAGCTTCGCACTGACCGAGGGGCGTTTCTGGCCGGTATTCGCCTGCCTGGCCAACGTGCTGGTGCCGCTGTGGCTGCTCGACTGGTGGACGCAACCCAGCCAGGGCGACACCCTGCTGTGGGTGGTGCATCAGGCCGGCAATGGCTTCCTGCAACTGTTCGCCATCGTCGTGCTGTTCCGCCTGTTCATGCTGCTGGAGCCGGAGCAGGCGACAAACAGCGAGAACAGTGACTAGGCTTGCAGCGTTGACCCGAGCAAGGAGCGCGTCATGAGCGAAAGCAACCCCAGCATCCTGTCTCACGTATCCATCGGCACCAACGATTTCGAGGCTGCCAGCGCCTTCTACGCCAAGGTGCTGGCCACCCTCGGTTGCCGGGAAATCATGCGTCATCCCGCAGCGGTGGCCTTCGGCCGCCAATACCCGGAATTCTGGGTGCAGACGCCGATCAACGGTCAGCCGGCGACACTCGGCAACGGCAGCCACTTCGGCTTCGTCGCCCCGGACAAGGCCTCGGGGCATGCCTTTCACCAGGCGGCGCTGGCGGCCGGGGGCCAGGACGAAGGCCAACCAGGGCCGCGCCCGGAGTATGGCGCGCCCTATTACGGCTGCTTCGTCAGGGATCTCGACGGCCACAAGATCGAAGCGGCCTTCTGGGACATGGCGCTGATGCTGGCCGATGCGGCGCAGCACGAACACGGCTGAAACAGCTCAGCTAATGACGCGCAACCACCGGCTGATAGCGCAGCGCGGCATGGGCGAGCCAGCCCTCGCGAAACAGCTCATCGAGCGCGGCCGCCAGTGCCGGCAGGTGCGTCAGACGCTTGCGTGAGAAGCCGATAAACAACGCTGTACGCGCCTGCGGCTGATAGGCCGCCTTGACGATGCGACCGGCCAGTTCGGGGGCCAGCAAGGCATAGTCGACCTGGCAATCGGTGCCAACCAGCACATCGATACGCCCGCGCACCAGCATCTCCAGCAGTTGTTTCTCGTTGCTGACGCCGACCTTGTCCAGCGACTTGTCAGCGTCGAACGGCTGAAAGTACACCGACTCCAGTACGTAGCCGATGCGCAGCCCGCGCAGCGATGCGTAATCGTTCAGCAGCATGGCCTGTGCCGGGCCGGCATAGAAACGTGGCGAACAGGCGTAATAAGGCGTGTCCAGATAGCGAATGTAGCGCTCGCGTTCGGGCGTTCTGGCCAAACCGGTCATCAGGTCTGCGCTGCCCTGCTCCAGCGCCGTCAACCCTCGAGCCCAGGGCGCGCGCTGCACCTCGAAGCGCAGACCGGTACGGCGTGACAATTAATTGAGCAGATCAATGTCCAGCCCCTGCAACTGGCCATTCTCGCCCTCCATGCGAAAGGGCGGCCAGAGGTCGGTCATCACCCGCAAGGGTTCGCCATCAGCGGCGCGGCACAGCGGCGCCAGCATCAACAGCACATACAGCCAGTAGCGCATCAACGGCGTCCCGAGTCCTGCGGGCGCAACCCGGACAGTCGCGGCAACAGCACACGCTCGAAGACCCTCGGGAAGAAGCGCGCCAGCACCCGTGCGCGCCAGTCGACATTCGACAACACCAGCAAGCGCCGGCGTTTGAGCGCGCCCTGGTAGATGGCATTGGCGACATCCTGCGGCGAGGCGACCTTGCCCATCGCCAGCGGTGCCTGCGCGGCCACCGAGCCGTCACCGACCAGGGCGTTCTTGCGCAGATCGGTGGCAGTGAAGCCGGGGCACACCAGCATCACGTTCACCCCCGAGCCCTTGAGTTCAAAGCGCAAGGTCTCGAACAGGCCATGCAGCGCATGCTTGCTGGCGTTGTAGGCGCTGCGATAAAGCAGGGGCGCAATGCCCGACAGCGAGCTGAGCACGATGATCTGCCCGCGCCGGGCGATCAGGCTCGGCAGCGCCGCCTGGGTGCAGTGCAAGGCACCGAAATAGTTGACCGCCATGACCCGCTGAAAGACCTCCAGGCTGGTCTCGGCAAAGGTGCTGCGGTGGGTGATGCCGGCATTGTTGACCAGCACGTCGATACCGCCGAAACGCTCCAGCGCAAGGGCCATGGCACGTTGCACGGCCTCGGCATCGGCAACGTCGCACAGCAGGCCCAGCGCCTCGGCGTTGTGGTGATCGGCCAGGTGCTGCACCAGGCTGTCCAGCGCCGCCTGGTTGAGATCGAAAATCACCAGGCGCGCGCCTGCCTGCGCCAGGCGCATGGCCAGGGCCCGGCCAATACCCGCACAACCACCGGTGATCAGCACCACCTTGCGGTCGAATACCTTGCTGGCGAACACCTTGCGATACATACGTGACTCCTGCTGCCCTGACCGTGCCGACACTACAACCTGTTATCGCATCTGTCGCAACAGATGACGTGCGCTCGCCCGCTCAGGTGTCTGGGCCGACGCACCGGTCTCGGTTATCCTCGGCTGTTTTCAGCATAGCCGCCCGCGTCGTCATGTCCCTGTCCCGTCCGCTTCGTCTGCTTCTATTGCTCGTGCTGGCGTTGCTCGCGCTGCTCGTCGTGCTGGTCTACAGCCTGACCTGGCGACCGCAGCCACGCGAAGACGCACCCGTGGCCTGCACGGGCCAGGCGGCGCAGTTGCAACCGGGCCAGGCGCTCAAGGTGATGACCTGGAACGTGCAGTACCTGGCCGGTAAGCGCTATGTGTTCTGGTACGACCTGCCCGGCGGCGATGGCCCGGACGAGCGCCCGAGCAGCGAAGACCTTGCCCTGACGCTGGATGAAGTGGTGCGCATCCTGCGCGACGAAAAGCCCGACGTGGTGCTGCTGCAGGAGCTGCACGATAACGCCAGGGCCAGCGACCACCAGGATCAACTGGCCCTGCTGCAGGCACGCCTGGGCGACCTCTACCCCTGCAGCAGCCAGGCGTTCTACTGGAAGGCCGCGTTCGTCCCGCATCTGCGCATTCTCGGCAGCGTCGGTATGAAGCTGGGCACCCTCAGCCGCTTCCAGATCGCCCGCGCCGAACGCCTGCAACTGCCCATGCTCGAAACGGATCTGCTGAGCCGCCAGTTCCAGCTCAAGCGCGCGCTGCTGGTCAGCTACCTGCCTATCCGTGGCGGCGAGGAACTGGTGGCGATCAACACCCATTTCGATGCCTTTGCTCTGGGCCAGAACACCATGCAACGCCAGGTGCAGATGACCGATGCCCTGCTCCAGCAGCTACAGGATGCAGGCAAGACCTGGGTGCTGGGTGGCGACCTCAACCTGCTGCCACCGGGTCAGTTCCAGCGTCTGCCGGAAGATCAGCGCAGCTGGTACGCCGCCGACAGCGAACTGCAGGACCTGGCCCGTCGCTACCCGATGATCCCCAGCCTGCAGCAGGCCAGCGGCGCCGAACAGGCACAGTGGTACACCCACTACCCCAACGACCCGGCCGCAAACGGCCCGGATCGCACCATCGACTACCTGTTCTACAGCCCGCGTCTGACGCCCTTCGCCAGCCAGGTGCGCCAGCACGACACCCTGAGCATTTCCGACCACCTGCCGGTGATCGGGCGCTTCTTCCTGCCCAGTCAGGAATGAACCGGGCTGGACAAGCCAACCCGGTTTTGTCCATGCTCGCCGGGTATTACAAAAAAAAGACAAGACGGCCAATCGCCGCGATCCAAATGCCAAGACGTTTCTGCCTGCTACTCATCGCCCTGCTCTGGCTGCCGGCTCTCTGCACTGCCGAGGCCAGGCCACGCATTCATGTGGGTTACTACGAGTTTCCGCCCTTTTCCTATACCGACGCCCAGGGGCAGCCCAGCGGCTCAGGGCTGGAACTCACCGCGCGCCTGCTCGAGGCGGCAGGCTATGAAGCCGACTTTCGCTCCTACCCCGGCGCCCGCCTCTACAGTGGCCTGCTCGATGGCAGCATCCAGCTCTGGGCTGGCGCATCCGGCAAACCGCAGTTGGCCGGGCACACCCTCGAGAGTCGGCATCTGCTGGGCGAAATCACCCTCAACCTGTACTTCCGACAGGACACACCCGCGCCCACCATTCCTGACGATCTGACAGGTCGCGGGGTGATTCTGATCACGGGCTACAGCTACTGGCAGAACGTCAACCAATGGCTGGAAGACCCGGCACGCAATATCTCCCTTCACCGCACCCGCAGCCATATCTCGGCACTGGAGATGCTCCAGCGCCGACGTGGCGACTACCTGCTGGACTACCAGGCGCCCGTCGAACAGGCCATGCGCACGCTGGACATGGCTGAACTGCCCTTCGTCGAAGTGCAACGCCTGCCGCTGCGGCTGATCTATTCGCGCCACGCCCCGAATGCCGAGCGTCTGCGCGATGATCTGGACCAGGCCTATCAGCGCTTGCAGGATGCCGGCGAGGATCTGCAGCTGTACTGACCCTTCAATCGCCGCGCAGCCTGGCCAGCGCACGCTCCAGGCTGGCGTGCGACAGCTCGCCGAGATGGCTGCCGACCTGCCGCCCTTCGCCATCGTAGAACAGCGTCGTCGGCAAGGCGCGTGAGCCGACCAGCTGCCCCAACTTGACCTGCTCGTCGAGCAGCAGATGATCCAGGCTCAGGTGCTGCGTGGCGAGAAAATCAGCCACCAACGCGGCACTTTCGCCCTGATTGACGAAGAGCATGGTGATGGCCGACTCACGCTGCTGCGCCTGCATCAGCACCGGCATCTCACGCCGACACGGCGGGCACCAGGTCGCCCACAGATTGACCACCAACGGCTGACCGGCGTAATCACGCAGGTTCACCGGGCGGCCCTGCATGTCGCGCACCTGCAGATCAGGCAAGCGCGTGCCCTGCTCCAGCGCGTGCAGCATCAGGTTGCCAGCGAGCCACAGCGTCAGGCCAACGGCCATCGCCACGCCCAGCGGCCGGCGCATCCGCGCCTGGCGCCAGCAATACCAGACACCCATTGCCAGCCCGGCAAGTACACCCGGCCAGGCGATGAAACCACCGTCGCGGATATCCAGGGCACGCCAGGGCGCATCGCGGTAGAACTCGGCATACACCAGCACGAAGGCCAGGCGCGCCACCAGCAGCCCGACCAGCAGTGCGCGGAACAGCTGGCGTTCGGGGTTGCAACCGTGCCGACGCCCGATCAACCAGCCGACCAGGGTCGCCAGCAGCAAGCTGGCAAGCAGCAGCACATGGGTGACACCCAGGGCCAGCGGCCCGACGTTCAGCGTCAGCATTCACGCCTCACTTTCTTGGTTTGGCGCGCGCAGTGGGTTCGGCAATCAAGGGATCATCCGGCCAGTAATGCTTGGGATAGCGGCCTTTCAAATCCTTCTTCACCTCGGCGTAGGTAT
This region of Pseudomonas wenzhouensis genomic DNA includes:
- a CDS encoding substrate-binding periplasmic protein, producing the protein MPRRFCLLLIALLWLPALCTAEARPRIHVGYYEFPPFSYTDAQGQPSGSGLELTARLLEAAGYEADFRSYPGARLYSGLLDGSIQLWAGASGKPQLAGHTLESRHLLGEITLNLYFRQDTPAPTIPDDLTGRGVILITGYSYWQNVNQWLEDPARNISLHRTRSHISALEMLQRRRGDYLLDYQAPVEQAMRTLDMAELPFVEVQRLPLRLIYSRHAPNAERLRDDLDQAYQRLQDAGEDLQLY
- a CDS encoding PolC-type DNA polymerase III, whose product is MESIAVIDFETTGVSPTQARATEIGVAIIEDGRIVDRYQSLMNSGAWVPPFIEQLTGISNAMLRKAPPSDQVMNEVADFIGGRPLLAHNASFDQKFWDAELARVRRRRLQPFACSLLLSRRLLPEAPSHKLGNLNAWAGLPDTGRAHRALADAEMAANLTLHLFSLLRERHGRQQADHAFLCQLQNLSAAKVRALLASAC
- a CDS encoding VOC family protein, producing the protein MSESNPSILSHVSIGTNDFEAASAFYAKVLATLGCREIMRHPAAVAFGRQYPEFWVQTPINGQPATLGNGSHFGFVAPDKASGHAFHQAALAAGGQDEGQPGPRPEYGAPYYGCFVRDLDGHKIEAAFWDMALMLADAAQHEHG
- a CDS encoding SDR family oxidoreductase; translated protein: MYRKVFASKVFDRKVVLITGGCAGIGRALAMRLAQAGARLVIFDLNQAALDSLVQHLADHHNAEALGLLCDVADAEAVQRAMALALERFGGIDVLVNNAGITHRSTFAETSLEVFQRVMAVNYFGALHCTQAALPSLIARRGQIIVLSSLSGIAPLLYRSAYNASKHALHGLFETLRFELKGSGVNVMLVCPGFTATDLRKNALVGDGSVAAQAPLAMGKVASPQDVANAIYQGALKRRRLLVLSNVDWRARVLARFFPRVFERVLLPRLSGLRPQDSGRR
- a CDS encoding NYN domain-containing protein; protein product: MKKIAVFADVQNLYYTVRQVHGCHFDYSVLWAEVSRRGVIVEAYAYAIDRGDAKQQQFQQILRKLGFTVKLKPYIQRADGSAKGDWDVGITIDVLDAAARVDEIVLASGDGDFDLLLERVRSQGVAAIAFGVPGLTAQSLIRAASLYVPIEGELLLRNH
- a CDS encoding TlpA disulfide reductase family protein codes for the protein MLTLNVGPLALGVTHVLLLASLLLATLVGWLIGRRHGCNPERQLFRALLVGLLVARLAFVLVYAEFYRDAPWRALDIRDGGFIAWPGVLAGLAMGVWYCWRQARMRRPLGVAMAVGLTLWLAGNLMLHALEQGTRLPDLQVRDMQGRPVNLRDYAGQPLVVNLWATWCPPCRREMPVLMQAQQRESAITMLFVNQGESAALVADFLATQHLSLDHLLLDEQVKLGQLVGSRALPTTLFYDGEGRQVGSHLGELSHASLERALARLRGD
- a CDS encoding endonuclease/exonuclease/phosphatase family protein; this encodes MSLSRPLRLLLLLVLALLALLVVLVYSLTWRPQPREDAPVACTGQAAQLQPGQALKVMTWNVQYLAGKRYVFWYDLPGGDGPDERPSSEDLALTLDEVVRILRDEKPDVVLLQELHDNARASDHQDQLALLQARLGDLYPCSSQAFYWKAAFVPHLRILGSVGMKLGTLSRFQIARAERLQLPMLETDLLSRQFQLKRALLVSYLPIRGGEELVAINTHFDAFALGQNTMQRQVQMTDALLQQLQDAGKTWVLGGDLNLLPPGQFQRLPEDQRSWYAADSELQDLARRYPMIPSLQQASGAEQAQWYTHYPNDPAANGPDRTIDYLFYSPRLTPFASQVRQHDTLSISDHLPVIGRFFLPSQE